One Vespula pensylvanica isolate Volc-1 chromosome 1, ASM1446617v1, whole genome shotgun sequence genomic region harbors:
- the LOC122631769 gene encoding DNA-dependent protein kinase catalytic subunit-like isoform X2 encodes MPNENPAKKHIMRAAIIFLSKHMNLFSTFIYNDYEYWHKLFTNLTKEKSANGQCGQQALKAYYNNLEIMLRSGDEEKNKTVFLYFKNLLKEQLMDPVLDPNSLRLVVHGFSKLAAPCKKYFSNDVKDMYLLIARCTVPLCLREDVENTQFENISDYQEALSEILLHVSDVSIGQIKLLIKISIFSIKRYPDFSGIRKTYAISSLIKTIINIASINKILLDEFLYNIILDGIVWTCSHTLQIDAELQRELHNLSECPICYKNYLPLWSELLKPDRYKYGKILIAQQVFDKLINIYIMLITKINLNTKIKEDCILSDAALSQTAENETDFRIFLNMVDLMIDIIDQIEPFLLKNTIHKFLYEIIRMSYRYPLISGFYKLVHAIIKNSEVFSTVDNEDNNDIEIRELVHKYLINTLDQIISFSNELFTACLYLIMCMPITYVPNVLNRTIPTFKIAIMMSLNDFDLASVILDTLEKWISHLNREDTKDFLLEIIPNLELFLQSNESSTELLQDIIKSERKVVKHITLIDNNNTLESLQRRILLFLGSLDSDVLLDVVYKRALNTGSTWDKKDLLKCILSFPDLRIEFHFDKIFPRLITLAQSSGDRRTKVIASELLHKMVSFILGKTKQHLTEDIDRFATLYEALYPALLDLSCDSDEVVWKLFQPLMIQLSHWLSSQFMSNSLVTDLFISSLFDGLCNNGKSSVREFSGLCLAEFTNWSLRQLSRTNELNIHVHSIIKKMTNFAIHPSKCKRIAAATAFNHLYRLMREHEEIITIYWLELLYCFIKSLEECNDVSIHNALNHINKVIRIKADLLTEDNPQCRKPSVFTGRTLTDAVNWLFSQCGSLDPNCRQKSMELFVQISECLFIYDSPTEFIESYIEKNGIQAINCIILKDLKPKEDVSFQNMLLLLKSLDCYMWLINKKLINMDYLFTDINPEKDIIFDYIKNFIHLLLKVKIQTEDKIVISKEAEQLQILQCKIIMTIFDFIKILLNLNSNIIPDFFFNEELFELIAKCIICPQVLGFDMRNVTINEQLPLLLEQLLQVLVQKMNESLQYSFKRKIESYVMKHCTSFLALHGNNDTISTKIKEYVKGLIILENCNILSQLCEDQKTFENLEHNVEYIFNSLLKEEDGILICVSFHSQIIEYLQSVMELFLTNCKPSMTKKLIYLIGNNDILLGLDSIEITHGEYFLSTFKDIIFGYILKDIEETMTILEDLLQTNASFALIMLEELMLFTQHHKNKFKDYIESLVTTVIKKFIILNRAVNNIESRKEKLINIYGISVHLMHHPINVVNMSEYFYQWILKEFATEKIDIEYKTKLLENFLVCLTDMSSTYKPELVTILHTLRKDRLSISQNIFSKHSMDAMKIKNCFYMLLNLLPITKSLIVFETIIFFAAGGGEYLFTEKLQECMKKYFNTIPSNCALKSLEMSYKYFMDLNSFGNDSSSRFDVLQKFLLPIFQFCNITEIEQFYENNIKDIYTIITKDLIGDNIDKQQLIISTIGCYELVAIMFAKIDILKITSIDSTITRNAINDVNTGKELLSGLYASTFRVRSLRTDNPEHKEIMRLLQCSAYNCSITIVSLKDEEQAYVSVFGENRSKNMLIWENIIDLDKKYNIQQTIEYYSKNRKKLINIKKSENQQYNIKERNYSYIYSYNIAESTLNEDLNAYDLNETHIIRKSNNSNKEESMSLLFESDDLNDHECMPSICGVLIHMISKEIYNISDKDNLSLPKSLKCFHDSMLIQRNNNIKLFMLKVILNTSQLFEHYAKFFILPVMATINSYLSTNKLNYIITDAVLTLIDWHKVAIPNETNEKVWAQKLFEKLVQKVLMSDDENTSRAIYKHNVNIIRMMVQVWQPCLQVPRNLNEIMTNAPKTAIHLILMCLANNMHAEIICRDDILEFLQKVVENWRKDEEMVLQSCEALGIIFKFFKHDISYSTKLHDIGEKLQSFFRQMQMKFENRQIRCIQALCKNYPDIAIEYIEFITLSMSRVDSMGKAICLELFLLIIPQLSKEQIIKELNYIKFHDILKNRIALCEKIALQIIHALVIILEPVDLLPLAKLVSPYAKHDFSEYREIAYKIFMNIYNRYIKMTPYNDKIEELMYLSKKTLLGGLLDPAIELQTKILNFWTEDNNLSNNTTDRLLEILNIYSPNTEDAFLPFISLTMLHLLTKTVEYKSKMFDPLTNCVYKDYEIVPSWKIKNLGSVAPLFAPSLASQMNQVFTQTISSTDNFDYFYTSSPNSNINVKFRATEDPKFEPTYLDEDHANQMFLNDMEYNTNLQTSKILQPADNKRSRRFLANSSAVANIIKQKEMTKNVQHAEMIKKEAIRQRNNVKLCRKYRFGDFPDIEITLSDLTESLQNLIKKDQLICKDITVTMFSSLIEAIKIQQNTNVINDVISILKQILCNCQGSSPLMAAMLEIMFTCHVIDCSPDITAKISKANNFNSIATLLLEENLIYYSDETPPPPKRIHLIENEIDEQTNKWIQLAKLYESMNETDIVLSIFRDKINNKHLQDSSFAQVTSDWIRAKSAYETVYTVETGLIKEHCLQGLFECLSHLSDWDEINKYINDKLDQNLENIWNDTWKNWLFPWMFQVYVHKSLLLDENLELNEFKEVLNRWFEDEQKLSYIKRNFGEELALFFINEEQVVAHDFLNVALDELREEWVHLHPLSVQLKKKKLEKLHGISDIDLFLKYLKVSETTQGVQDLLRFWSKNIPSMQDDLLLWDKLILYRTNFAPLYIKHIKSRMETDTQSDEEYKYINELQNISYQLSLDMINMSISHRNKSIASKHFYCLKQIDNCLPQSKHKYILTAARLKYLKGEEESVIDKKLSYYVFSWKYSHKILYQNNLDILLHIATRQHISMLATKFVQLSYENEQFADILFKNDIILKELCVEYNSIENIRNLLESYSFNKMKECCSIGNTKDCYFILSKYCYDQLCKFSNNINFFKEFVNSTLKAMSYGSVDAAHYFPCLLKYQYLNNDEVKEIFINNTSEIQSWLFLRWQAQLFSHLGTSIADLIIPIIERIIQDYPNALIYTLRLTIQTNPIVMNDSRMYKIRQFLYDNRELEQFLEAMQYVVQPEAYLQYYLHECMKNLSKGTATAIDILLKKIYPSSRKNKNEPRPGNIYGIFKNSKFNLTRLEKMKDEKEIRQYLKTLNEVLKQSFKERKISILLKDYSPWLCEFNESHLEVPGQYTGNRKPMPQYHIKIMKIEPIVKIMESLRKPVRITIVGDDAKDYMFLNKFGEDLRLDQRLQQTFSIINKTLNNDIACKQRHLFIDTYQVIPLSTSLGLIQWIKDTRPLHDLIYFTIPKNKYSYYETIEAEYTAWIKKAGPSGKLAVQYKEATLKYDANAVTTRMNKLIAKTEWDLLRKTCVILCPSPESFITFRRNFITSYATMCAVHWILGIGDRHLSNILISIGSGKCLGVDFDQAFDAGIDSMIPQLMPFRLTPQILGLLKPFTEKDLFGATMIHVLKALQCDKSTILACLDVFIHEPLNWTESINKALERVEEVNTDVKWLPQKRINIVEKKLNGNKPSIITLEQLKDLYSDQYFNRYYVIVNGNDGIKRIRLNMKDDKLTAEEQVECLLDQATDLNILGRTFVGWKPWL; translated from the exons ATGCCAAATGAAAATCCAGCAAAAAAGCATATCATGAGAGcagcaattatttttttatcaaaacatatgaatttattttctacatttatatacaatgaTTATGAATATTGGCATAAATTGTTTACTAAtttaacaaaagagaaaagtgcaAATGGGCAGTGTGGACAACAAGCATTGAAAGCTTATTACAATAATCTTGAAATTATGTTAAGATCTggtgatgaagaaaaaaataaaacagtgtttttg tattttaaaaatcttcttAAAGAACAACTAATGGATCCTGTATTAGATCCAAATTCATTGAGACTTGTAGTACATGGATTTAGTAAATTGGCTGCtccttgtaaaaaatattttagtaatGATGTTAAagatatgtatttacttattGCTCGCTGTACAGTTCCTTTGTGTTTGAG AGAGGATGTGGAAAATACACAGTTTGAAAATATCAGTGATTACCAAGAAGCATTATCAGAAATACTTCTTCATGTATCAGATGTGTCCATTGGACAAATAAAACTTCTGATAAAGATTAgtattttctctattaaaaGATATCCTGATTTCTCTGGGATACGTAAAACTTATGCAATTTCGtctttaataaaaactataattaatattgcttctataaataagatattattagatgaatttctttataatataa ttcTTGATGGAATTGTGTGGACATGCTCACACACATTACAGATTGATGCTGAATTGCAACGTGAGCTTCATAATCTTTCAGAATGTCCAATTTGTTACAAGAATTATTTACCTCTGTGGTCTGAATTGCTGAAACCAGATAGATAcaaatatggaaaaatattaatagcaCAACAAGtgtttgataaattaataaacatctatattatgttaataactaaaataaatttaaatactaAGATAAAGGAAGACTGTATTCTTTCTGATGCAGCTTTGTCTCAAACTGCAGAAAATGAAACAGATTTCAGGATATTTCTTAATATGGTGGATCTTATGATTGATATAATTGACCAGATAGAACCATTTCTGTTGAAAAATacaatacataaatttttatacgaaattattaGAATGTCTTATAGATATCCTTTGATATCAGGATTTTACAAATTAGTTCATGCAATCATAAAGAATTCTGAAGTATTTTCTACTGTGGataatgaagataataatgatatagaaATACGAGAATTAGTGCATAAATACTTGATAAATACTTTAGAtcagataatttctttttccaatgaGTTATTCACTGCTTGTCTTTACCTAATTATGTGTATGCCAATTACTTACGTTCCAAACGTATTGAATCGTACGATTCCTACATTTAAAATTGCTATTATGATGAGCTTGAATGATTTTGACCTTGCTTCTGTTATACTAGATACTTTAGAAAAATGGATATCTCATTTAAATCGAGAAGATACAAAGGATTTCTTATTAGAGATAATACcaaatttagaattatttttacaaagcAATGAAAGCTCTACTGAATTATTACAGGATATTATAAAGTCTGAAAGAAAAGTTGTAAAGCATATAACTCTAATTGATAATAACAACACATTAGAAAGTCTTCAAAGAAGAATCCTTTTATTCCTTGGCTCATTGGATTCTGATGTTTTATTAGATGTTGTATATAAAAGAGCTTTAAACACAGGATCAACTTGGGATAAGAAAGATTTACTGAAATGTATATTGTCTTTTCCAGACTTGAGGATAGAGtttcattttgataaaatttttcccAGATTGATAACATTAGCTCAAAGTTCTGGAGATAGACGTACGAAAGTAATTGCAAGTGAATTACTTCATAAAATGGTTTCATTTATTCTTGGTAAAACAAAACAACATTTAACAGAAGATATAGATCGTTTTGCTACTTTATATGAAGCATTATATCCAGCATTACTTGATCTTAGTTGTGATTCAGATGAAGTTGTATGGAAACTTTTTCAACCTCTAATGATACAATTGTCACATTGGTTGAGTTCACAATTTATGTCCAACTCACTTGTAACCGATTTGTTTATAAGTTCACTGTTTGATGGTCTATGTAATAATGGAAAGTCATCTGTTAGAGAATTTTCTGGCTTATGCTTAGCCGAATTTACAAATTGGTCTTTGAGACAATTATCAAGGACGAACGAACTCAATATTCATGTCCAtagtatcattaaaaaaatgacTAATTTTGCAATACACCCTTCTAAGTGCAAACGCATTGCAGCAGCTACAGCTTTTAATCATCTTTATAGACTTATGCGTGAAcatgaagaaataattacaatatattggTTAGAGCTATTATATTGCTTTATTAAAAGTTTAGAGGAATGTAATGATGTTTCAATCCATAATGCTCTTAACCACATCAATAAAGTCATAAGAATTAAAGCAGATTTATTGACTGAAGATAATCCACAATGTAGAAAACCATCTGTATTTACAGGAAGAACATTAACTGATGCTGTTAATTGGTTATTTAGCCAATGTGGATCTTTGGATCCAAATTGCAGACAAAAGAGTATGGAATTGTTTGTCCAGATTTCTGaatgtctttttatttatgattcaCCAACAGAATTTATTGAATCTTATATTGAGAAAAATGGAATACAAGcaattaattgtataatactTAAAGATTTAAAACCAAAAGAAGATGTTTCCTTTCAAAATATGTTATTGCTTTTGAAGAGTTTGGATTGTTATATGTGGTTGATAAACAAAAAGTTAATCAACATGGATTATTTATTCACTGATATAAATCCtgagaaagatattattttcgattatataaaaaattttatacactTACTATTGAAAGTTAAGATACAAACAGAAGATAAAATAGTAATTTCTAAAGAAGCTGaacaattacaaatattacaatgtaaaattataatgacaatatttgattttattaaaattcttctcaacttaaatagtaatattatacctgatttttttttcaatgaagaaCTATTTGAATTGATAGctaaatgtataatatgtcCACAAGTATTAGGATTTGACATGAGAAATGTTACAATAAATGAAcaattaccattattattggAACAATTACTGCAAGTACTTGtacaaaaaatgaatgaatcatTACAgtattcttttaaaagaaaaatagaaagttatGTAATGAAACATTGTACTAGTTTTTTGGCTTTACATGGAAATAATGATACAATATCTACAAAAATCAAGGAATATGTAAAAGGtcttattatattagaaaattgtaatattctttctcAATTGTGTGAG GATCaaaaaactttcgaaaatttaGAACATAatgtcgaatatatttttaactctttgttaaaggaagaagatggaaTTTTGATTTGTGTCAGCTTCCATTCacaaataatagaatatttacaGAGTGTGATGGAATTATTTCTTACAAATTGTAag ccatcaatgacaaaaaaattaatatatttaattggaaACAATGATATATTGCTTGGACTAGATTCTATAGAGATAACACATGGGGAATATTTTTTGAGTACATTTAAAGATATCATTTttggatatattttaaaagatatagaagaaaCTATGACAATTCTTGAAGATCTATTACAAACGAACGCATCTTTTGCATTAATTATGTTAGAAGaattaatgttatttacaCAGCatcacaaaaataaatttaaagattatataGAATCTTTAGTAACTACagtcataaaaaaatttattattttaaatagagCTGTGAATAATATTGAAAGCAGAAAGGAGAAACTAATTAACATATATGGAATTTCTGTACATTTAATGCATCATCCTATAAACGTTGTGAATATgtcagaatatttttatcaatggaTTCTAAAAGAATTTGcaacagaaaaaatagatattgaaTACAAGACTAAACttctagaaaattttcttgtgTGTTTAACAGATATGTCATCCACATACAAACCTGAATTAGTTACAATTCTGCACACATTAAGAAAAGATAGACTTTCGATAtcgcaaaatatattttctaagcaTAGTATGGATGCAATgaagattaaaaattgtttctacATGCTCTTAAATCTATTACCTATTACAAAATCGTTAATAGTCTTTGaaactataattttttttgctgCAGGTGGTGGTGAATATTTGTTCACtgaaaaattacaagaatgtatgaaaaaatattttaatactattCCTAGTAATTGTGCTTTAAAATCATTAGAAAtgagttataaatattttatggatCTTAACAGTTTTGGGAATGATAGCTCTAGTAGATTTGACGTTTtgcaaaagtttcttttacCAATATTTCAGTTTTGCAACATAACTGAAATTGAGcaattttatgaaaacaatattaaagatatttatacaattattaccAAAGATCTTATAGGTGATAATATAGATAAACAACAACTTATTATATCTACAATTGGATGTTATGAACTTGTTGCTATTATGTTTGCAAAAATAGATATACTAAAAATAACTAGTATTGATAGCACAATTACAAGAAATGCTATTAATGACGTGAATACTGGTAAAGAACTTTTATCAGGATTATACGCAAGCACTTTTCGCGTGCGATCATTGAGGACAGATAATCCAGAACATAAGGAAATTATGAGATTATTACAATGTTCTGCATATAACTGTTCCATAACAATTGTAAGTTTAAAAGATGAAGAACAAGCATATGTGAGTGTATTTGGTGAAAATAGAAGTAAAAATATGCTTATATgggaaaatattattgatttggataaaaaatacaacatTCAACAAACtattgaatattattctaaaaatcgaaaaaagctaattaatataaaaaaatccgAGAAccaacaatataatataaaagaaaggaattatTCATACATTTATAGCTACAATATAGCTGAATCAACACTCAATGAAGATTTGAATGCTTATGATTTAAATGAAACTCATATTATCCGTAAatctaataatagtaacaaagaagaaagtatgAGCTTATTGTTTGAGTCTGATGATTTGAATGATCATGAATGTATGCCATCTATTTGTGGAGTGTTAATACATATGATATCTAAagaaatttacaatatttctGACAAAGATAATCTCTCATTGCCtaaatcattaaaatgttTCCACGATTCTATGTTAATTCAacgcaataataatattaaattgtttatgTTGAAAGTTATATTGAATACCTCACAGCTGTTTGAACATTatgcaaaattttttattcttccagTCATGGCTActattaattcatatttaagCACAAACAAGTTGAATTACATTATTACTGATGCTGTATTGACATTAATAGATTGGCATAAAGTTGCCATACCTAATGAAACTAATGAGAAAGTATGGGCCCAAAAACTATTTGAAAAACTTGTTCAAAAAGTATTAATGTCTGATGATGAAAACACATCAAGAGCAATTTATAAAcataatgttaatattattagaatgatGGTTCAAGTTTGGCAGCCATGTTTACAAGTTCcaagaaatttaaatgaaataatgacaAATGCACCTAAAACAGCAATTCATCTGATATTAATGTGTTTAGCTAACAATATGCATGCAGAAATTATTTGTAGAGATGATATTCTAGAATTTCTACAAAAAGTTGTTGAAAATTGGcgaaaagatgaagaaatgGTTTTACAAAGTTGTGAAGCTCTTgggataatatttaaattttttaaacatgaTATAAGTTATTCCACTAAATTACATGACATTGGtgaaaaattacaaagttTTTTTAGACAGATgcaaatgaaatttgaaaacAGACAAATTAGATGTATTCAGGCTCTGTGTAAGAATTATCCAGATATAGCCATAGagtatattgaatttattacattaagtATGTCCAGAGTTGATTCTATGGGAAAAGCTATTTGTctagaattatttttgttaataattccACAACTTTCTAAAGAACAAATCATAAAGGAActtaattacataaaattccatgatatattaaaaaaccgAATTGCACTTTGTGAAAAAATAGCACTTCAAATTATACATGCATtagttattatattagaaCCAGTGGATCTTTTGCCACTTGCTAAATTGGTTTCTCCATATGCAAAGCATGATTTTTCGGAATATAGGGAGATAGCTTACAAAATcttcatgaatatatataatagatatataaaaatgactCCATATAATGATAAGATAGAAGAGTTGATGTATCTAAGTAAAAAAACTCTACTTGGAGGTTTATTGGATCCAGCTATAGAATTGCAAActaagatattaaatttctgGACAGAAGATaacaatttatcaaataacaCAACAGATAGATTGTTAGaaattttaaacatatattcACCCAATACAGAAGATGCTTTTCTACCATTTATATCACTTACAATGTTGCATCTCCTAACAAAGACAGttgaatataaaagtaaaatgttTGATCCTTTAACTAATTGTGTTTATAAAGATTATGAAATTGTTCCttcatggaaaataaaaaatttaggGTCTGTTGCACCATTATTTGCTCCTTCATTGGCAAGTCAAATGAATCAAGTATTTACTCAAACAATATCTTCAAcagataattttgattatttttatacatcatCTCCAAATAGTAACATCAATGTAAAATTTCGTGCAACAGAAGATCCAAAATTTGAACCAACATACCTGGATGAAGATCATGCCAACCAAATGTTTTTAAATGACATGGAATACAATACGAATTTACAAACATCCAAGATTTTACAACCTGCTGATAATAAACGATCACGAAGATTTTTAGCCAATTCATCTGCTGTTGCAAAtatcataaaacaaaaagaaatgacaaaaaatGTACAACATGctgaaatgataaagaaagaagcaatAAGACAAAGGAACAATGTAAAGTTATGCag GAAGTATAGATTTGGCGATTTTCCTGATATTGAAATTACTCTTTCTGATTTAACTGAATCACTgcaaaatttaatcaaaaagGATCAACTGATATGTAAAGATATAACAGTTACTATGTTTAGCTCTCTTATAGAAGCTATTAAAATTCAACAGAATACAAATGTCATTAATGATGTTATTTCAATCTTAAAGCAAATATTATGTAACTGTCAAGGAAGCTCTCCTCTCATGGCTGCAATGTTAGAAATAATGTTTACATGTCATGTAATTGATTGTTCTCCTGACATTACAGCAAAGATTTCTAAggcaaataattttaattccatTGCTACACTTCTtttggaagaaaatttaatatattattcagaTGAAACACCACCTCCTCCAAAAAGAATACATTTGATTGAGAATGAAATTGATGAGCAGACTAATAAATGGATACAATTAGCTAAACTTTATGAATCTATGAATGAAACTGACATTGTCTTAAGCATTTTccgagataaaattaataataaacatttacag gacTCATCTTTTGCACAAGTTACATCTGATTGGATAAGAGCAAAATCTGCATATGAAACTGTCTATACAGTAGAAACAGGATTAATTAAAGAACATTGTCTCCAAGGTTTATTTGAATGCTTGAGTCATTTGTCAGATTGggatgaaattaataaatatataaatgataaattagatcaaaatcttgaaaatatatgGAATGACACATGGAAAAATTGGTTGTTTCCATGGATGTTTCAGGTGTATGTACACAAATCATTACTTTTAGATGAAAATCTAGAACTCAATGAATTTAAGGAAGTGTTAAATCGTTGGTTTGAAGACGAACAGAAATTAAGTTATATCAAACGTAATTTTGGAGAAGAATtagctttattttttataaatgaggAACAAGTTGTTGCTCATGATTTTCTAAATGTTGCACTTGATGAACTAAGAGAAGAATGGGTACACCTACATCCACTGTCAGTtcaacttaaaaaaaagaagttggaAAAACTGCATGGAATTAGTGATATTGACctatttttaaagtatttgAAAGTCTCAGAAACTACTCAAGGTGTACAAGATTTACTAAGATTTTGGTCTAAGAATATTCCTTCAATGCAAGATGATCTTCTCTTATGGGATAAACTGATTTTATATAGGACAAACTTTGCACCTCTGtacataaaacatataaaaagtaGAATGGAAACTGATACACAAAGTgatgaagaatataaatatattaatgaattacagaatatttcttatcaattaTCACTTGATATGATTAATATGTCTATAAGTCACAGAAATAAGTCTATAGCAAGTAAACATTTTTACTGTCTGAAACAAATTGATAATTGTTTACCACAAAGTaagcataaatatatattaactgCAGCTAGACTTAAATAtctaaaaggagaagaagaatcagttattgataaaaaattatcttattatgttttttcttggaaatattcacataaaatattataccagaataatttagatattttgCTACATATTGCTACTAGACAACATATAAGTATGTTAGCTACGAAATTTGTACAATTAAGTTATGAAAATGAACAATTTgccgatatattatttaaaaatgacataattttaaaagaactATGTGTTGAATACAACAGTATTGAGAATATAAGAAATCTGTTGGAATCTTATAGCttcaataaaatgaaagaatgttGTAGCATTGGAAATACAAAAGATTGTTACTTTATTTTGTCAAAATATTGTTATGATCAACtttgtaaattttctaataatattaatttttttaaagaatttgttAATTCTACATTGAAAGCAATGAGTTATGGTTCAGTAGATGCAGCACATTATTTTCCTTGTTTATTGAAATATCAGTATTTGAATAATGATGAAGTTAAagagatttttataaacaacaCTAGTGAAATTCAGTCATGGCTATTTTTGAGATGGCAAGcacaattattttctcatcTTGGGACATCAATAGCAGATTTGATCATACCGATTATTGAAAGAATTATTCAAGATTATCCAAATGCTCTTATATATACTCTTCGTTTAACAATACAAACAAATCCGATTGTTATGAATGATTCGCGAATGTATAAAATCAGACAATTTTTGTACGATAATCGAGAATTAGAACAATTTCTTGAGGCAATGCAATATGTAGTTCAACCAGAAgcatatttacaatattatcttcatgaatgtatgaaaaatttgtcCAAGGGCACAGCTACTgcaattgatatattattgaaaaagatttatccatcttcaagaaaaaacaaaaatgaaccAAGACCAGGAAATATTTATggtatctttaaaaatagtaaatttaatttaacacgactagaaaaaatgaaagacgaaaaagaaattcgtcaaTATTTGAAAACTTTAAATGAAGTTCTGAAACAatcatttaaagaaagaaaaatcagtattttattaaaagattatagTCCATGGTTATGCGAGTTTAATGAAAGTCATTTAGAAGTACCAGGGCAATATACAGGCAATAGAAAACCCATGCCTCAATATCATATTAAGATTATGAAAATAGAAccaattgtaaaaattatggAATCATTACGTAAACCAGTTCGGATTACTATAGTAGGAGATGATGCAAAGGATTATATGTTCTTAAACAAATTTGGAGAAGATTTAAGACTTGATCAAAGATTACAACAAACTTTTTCaatcataaataaaactttgaaTAATGACATAGCTTGTAAACAAcgtcatttatttattgatacttATCAA gtaattcCACTGTCAACATCATTAGGCCTTATACAGTGGATTAAAGATACTAGGCCACTAcatgatttaatttattttactattcctaaaaataaatattcttattatgaAACCATTGAAGCAGAGTACACTGCATGGATTAAAAAGGCTGGGCCTTCTGGAAAGTTAGCAGTACAATATAAAGAAGCAACTTTAAAATATGATGCTAATGCAGTTACTACAAGAATGAATAAACTGATCGCTAAAACAGAATGGGATCTATTGCGTAAAACATGCGTAATATTATGTCCATCGCCGGAAAGTTTTATAACATTCAgacgaaattttattactaGCTATGCCACAATGTGTGCAGTACATTGGATTTTGGGTATTGGAGATCgtcatttatcaaatattttaatttcgattggATCAGGGAAATGTTTAGGTGTCGATTTTGATCAAGCTTTTGATGCTGGGATTGATTCAATGATACCTCAACTTATGCCATTTCGCTTGACACCTCAAATTCTTGGACTTTTAAAACCATTTACTGAAAAAGACCTCTTTGGAGCAACAATGATTCATGTTTTAAAAGCTTTGCAATGTGATAAGAGTACTATTCTTGCATGTTTAGATGTTTTTATACATGAACCTTTAAATTGGACAGAAAGTATTAATAAAGCTTTGGAAAGAGTTGAAGAAGTGAATACAG ATGTGAAGTGGTTACcacagaaaagaataaatattgtggaaaaaaaattgaatggCAATAAGCCATCAATAATAACTTTGGAACAATTGAAAGATCTATATAGTGATCAATATTTTAACAGATACTATGTAATAGTTAATGGCAATGATGGCATTAAACgtattcgtttaaatatgAAAGATGATAAGTTAACAGCAGAAGAACaa GTTGAATGTTTATTAGATCAAGCGacagatttaaatattttgggCCGTACCTTTGTTGGTTGGAAACCATGGTTATAA